A stretch of the Thiomicrorhabdus indica genome encodes the following:
- the dnaJ gene encoding molecular chaperone DnaJ: MSKRDYYEVLGVSKSASEGEIKKAYRKLAMKYHPDRNPDNTEAEDKFKEASEAYEVLSDAQKRAAYDQFGHAGLEGGGGGRGGFSGGGFGGFGDIFEDLFGGGGGFGGGRRGPQPGSDLQYELNITLEEAVAGTTVDIRIPTKEVCDACDGTGAQSSSDIETCDTCGGVGQVRMQQGFFAVNTTCPTCHGTGKKIKNPCKKCHGEGYVHDNKTLSVKIPAGVDTGDRIRLQGEGEAGEPGAPKGDLYVRVHVKEHKVFQRDGNTLYCEVPLSFAKAALGGEIDVPTLGGKASLKIPAGTQSGQRFKLSGKGVKSVRSSQTGDMVVRVHIETPVKLTGRQKELLEEFEESLQGKHHKQHSPKEHGWFDSVKSFFTGDDDKDSKDTKDGPWN, encoded by the coding sequence ATGTCGAAAAGAGATTATTACGAAGTTCTCGGTGTTTCAAAATCCGCTTCAGAAGGTGAAATTAAAAAAGCTTATCGTAAGTTGGCCATGAAATATCACCCGGATCGAAATCCTGATAACACAGAAGCCGAAGATAAATTTAAAGAAGCGTCTGAAGCCTATGAAGTACTATCAGATGCGCAGAAACGTGCAGCCTATGACCAGTTTGGTCACGCAGGTCTTGAGGGAGGCGGCGGTGGTCGCGGTGGATTCTCAGGTGGCGGATTTGGTGGCTTCGGAGACATCTTTGAAGATCTATTCGGCGGCGGTGGTGGATTTGGCGGTGGACGTCGTGGTCCACAACCCGGAAGTGATCTCCAATATGAGTTGAACATTACTTTAGAAGAAGCCGTTGCTGGCACAACCGTAGATATTCGCATTCCTACCAAAGAGGTGTGTGATGCCTGTGATGGAACTGGGGCGCAATCTTCAAGTGATATTGAAACTTGTGATACCTGTGGCGGTGTTGGTCAGGTTCGTATGCAACAAGGTTTCTTTGCTGTCAATACAACCTGCCCAACCTGTCATGGAACGGGTAAGAAAATCAAAAATCCTTGTAAGAAGTGTCATGGCGAAGGTTATGTGCATGACAACAAAACCCTATCCGTCAAGATACCGGCCGGTGTCGATACTGGCGATCGTATCCGTCTTCAGGGAGAAGGTGAAGCGGGTGAGCCCGGAGCACCAAAAGGTGACTTGTATGTTCGCGTACATGTTAAAGAGCATAAAGTTTTCCAGCGCGATGGAAATACCTTGTATTGTGAAGTCCCTTTAAGTTTTGCCAAAGCCGCACTGGGTGGTGAAATTGATGTGCCAACGCTTGGTGGTAAAGCAAGTTTGAAAATACCGGCCGGTACTCAGTCTGGGCAAAGATTTAAGTTGTCGGGTAAAGGTGTGAAGTCAGTTCGTTCGTCACAAACAGGCGATATGGTCGTTCGAGTTCATATTGAAACCCCTGTGAAATTAACCGGGCGTCAAAAAGAGCTGTTGGAAGAGTTTGAAGAAAGTTTGCAAGGCAAACACCATAAGCAACACTCGCCAAAAGAACATGGTTGGTTCGACTCAGTAAAATCTTTTTTCACAGGCGATGATGATAAAGATAGTAAAGATACTAAAGATGGTCCTTGGAATTAA
- the dapB gene encoding 4-hydroxy-tetrahydrodipicolinate reductase: MRVAIIGASGRMGKALIDAVNQRDELQVAAAIERPDSSLVGADAGEVAGIGKIGVTVVGAIEEVVNDFDVLIDFTTPSTTIHNLDVCVANGKKIIIGTTGFDDAGLAAIDKAAEKIAVIFAANFSVGVNLCLKLLAQAAEVLDEGYDIEVIEGHHRHKVDAPSGTALRMGQVVADTLGRDLKECAVYGREGITGERDPNTIGFATVRAGDIVGDHTVLFATEGERVEITHKASSRMTFAKGAARCCSWITDKQQGLFDMQDVLNLR, from the coding sequence ATGCGAGTTGCAATAATTGGTGCCTCTGGGCGCATGGGTAAAGCTTTAATTGACGCCGTTAATCAACGTGATGAGTTACAAGTCGCAGCGGCCATTGAACGTCCAGATAGTTCCCTGGTTGGTGCGGATGCCGGTGAGGTTGCAGGTATCGGAAAAATCGGTGTCACTGTGGTGGGTGCGATTGAAGAAGTGGTGAATGATTTTGATGTGTTGATTGATTTTACTACGCCTTCTACGACAATTCATAATTTAGATGTGTGCGTTGCCAATGGTAAAAAAATCATTATTGGAACCACAGGGTTTGATGATGCAGGTTTGGCGGCAATTGATAAAGCAGCAGAAAAGATTGCGGTGATTTTTGCAGCGAATTTTTCAGTGGGTGTGAACTTGTGTTTAAAACTTCTTGCGCAAGCCGCGGAAGTGTTAGACGAAGGCTATGACATTGAAGTGATTGAAGGACATCATCGCCATAAGGTGGATGCGCCGTCTGGTACAGCCTTGAGAATGGGGCAGGTAGTTGCCGACACTCTAGGTCGTGATTTAAAAGAGTGCGCGGTTTATGGTCGTGAGGGAATCACGGGAGAGCGTGACCCCAACACGATCGGCTTTGCGACAGTTCGTGCGGGTGATATTGTCGGAGATCACACTGTTCTCTTTGCAACCGAGGGTGAACGCGTCGAAATTACTCATAAAGCTTCTAGTCGTATGACGTTTGCTAAAGGTGCAGCGCGTTGTTGCAGTTGGATTACCGACAAACAACAAGGTTTATTTGATATGCAAGATGTTCTGAATTTGCGATAG
- a CDS encoding C40 family peptidase, with the protein MNCRLKAVVISIGVILGAQLTGCSVSPKDPRSPYYTTQIGKDIKQTYSSKYVSKRQSPISSLDGSLESRLWKHFEHWRGTPYAYGGTGRNGIDCSAFVKITMQSVANIPLPRTTRTQIHVGNPISRNQLKPGDVVFFQTGANQMHNGIYMGQGKFMHASSSVGVTVSELNNPYWNPRYLKSIRVLS; encoded by the coding sequence ATGAATTGTCGGTTAAAAGCAGTAGTGATTTCGATCGGAGTAATTTTAGGTGCTCAATTAACAGGGTGCTCGGTTTCACCCAAAGACCCTAGAAGCCCTTATTACACAACACAAATCGGCAAGGATATTAAGCAAACATATTCTTCAAAATACGTATCTAAACGTCAATCACCGATTAGTAGCCTGGATGGGAGTTTAGAGTCTCGTTTATGGAAGCATTTTGAACATTGGCGTGGTACACCTTATGCATATGGTGGGACTGGCCGTAACGGGATTGATTGCTCTGCCTTTGTTAAGATAACGATGCAAAGTGTTGCAAACATCCCTTTACCTAGAACCACGCGAACACAAATTCATGTTGGCAATCCGATTTCTCGAAACCAGTTAAAACCAGGTGATGTCGTGTTTTTTCAAACAGGAGCAAACCAAATGCATAATGGCATCTACATGGGGCAGGGGAAATTCATGCATGCTTCAAGTAGTGTCGGTGTGACGGTTTCTGAATTGAATAACCCGTATTGGAATCCAAGATATTTAAAATCGATTCGTGTTTTGTCTTAG
- the carA gene encoding glutamine-hydrolyzing carbamoyl-phosphate synthase small subunit, whose product MTQALLALADGTLFWGTSLGAEGETVGEVVFNTSLTGYQEILTDPSYYKQIVTLTYPHIGNVGVNDEDEESSAIMAQGLIVKDCPPRMSNFRAQKTLPDYLKEQNVVAIADIDTRKLTRILRDKGAQAGVIIAGENIDSEQAVAKAQAFSGLKGLDLAKEVTTAETYTWTEGSWQLGVGHSDKADDAQFHVVAYDYGVKRNILRMLADRGCKLTVVPAKTPAGEVLAMNPDGVFLSNGPGDPEPCDYAIDAISEVLKTDIPVFGICLGHQLLALASGAKTIKMKFGHHGGNHPVQDLDSSQVMITAQNHGFAVDEASLPDNLKATHKSLFDGTLQGISRTDCSAFSFQGHPEASPGPHDVAPLFDQFIENMQQAKNA is encoded by the coding sequence ATGACACAGGCGTTGCTTGCATTAGCCGATGGAACTCTCTTCTGGGGGACATCACTTGGAGCAGAAGGCGAAACTGTTGGGGAAGTAGTATTCAATACTTCGTTAACAGGCTATCAAGAAATCTTGACAGATCCTTCATATTACAAACAGATTGTAACTTTAACCTATCCGCATATCGGAAATGTTGGGGTTAATGATGAAGATGAAGAGTCATCAGCTATTATGGCGCAAGGCTTGATTGTTAAAGATTGCCCACCACGCATGAGTAACTTCCGTGCACAGAAAACTTTACCCGACTACCTGAAAGAACAGAATGTTGTTGCGATTGCTGATATCGACACTCGTAAACTGACGCGAATTTTGCGCGACAAGGGTGCGCAGGCCGGTGTGATTATTGCGGGTGAAAATATTGATTCAGAGCAAGCTGTTGCAAAAGCTCAAGCCTTTTCAGGTTTAAAAGGTCTGGATCTCGCCAAAGAAGTCACAACTGCTGAAACGTACACTTGGACAGAAGGTTCATGGCAGTTGGGTGTTGGGCATTCGGATAAAGCGGATGACGCTCAATTTCATGTTGTGGCTTATGATTATGGTGTTAAACGTAATATTTTACGTATGCTTGCTGATCGTGGTTGTAAGTTGACTGTCGTGCCAGCAAAAACACCGGCCGGTGAAGTTTTAGCAATGAATCCTGATGGTGTTTTCCTGTCCAATGGCCCAGGAGACCCAGAACCTTGTGATTATGCAATTGATGCAATTTCTGAAGTGTTAAAAACTGATATTCCTGTATTCGGTATTTGTTTAGGGCATCAATTATTGGCGCTGGCTTCGGGTGCGAAAACCATAAAAATGAAATTTGGTCATCACGGTGGTAACCACCCAGTTCAAGATTTGGACAGTTCTCAAGTGATGATTACCGCACAGAATCACGGTTTTGCAGTGGATGAGGCATCACTTCCAGACAACCTTAAAGCAACTCATAAATCATTGTTTGATGGGACGCTGCAAGGCATTTCTCGCACAGATTGTTCAGCGTTTAGTTTTCAGGGGCACCCTGAAGCTAGCCCTGGTCCGCATGATGTTGCGCCTTTATTTGATCAGTTTATTGAAAACATGCAACAAGCAAAAAACGCTTAA